GGTGGTCCCGGTGTGGCTCGCCGCGCTGGGCCTCGCCGGCGCGTGGTCGGCGCGGACCCTCGCCCGCGGCGGCGAGGAGCTCAAGGCGCTGGTCCGCGGCTCGCTCGCAGGCGCGGGAGTGGTCGCGATGGCGGCGTACCTCGTCAACTACGACATGTCGCGGGGCTACTTCGCCCTCGCCTGGGGCATCGGCACCACCGGGCTGCTGCTGGAGCGGTACGCCGTGCGCCGGGTCGTCGCTCGGCTGCGACGCGCCCACCGGCTGGTCAACCGGATGGTCGTCGTGGGCGATCCGGTCGCCGTCGGGGAGCTCGGCGCCGCCCTGGCCCGGCAGCCGGAGCTGGGCTACCGGATCGTCGGGGCCTGCATCGACGGCTCCGCCCCGTCCTTCCCGGTGCCGATCCTCGGCGGCCCCGGCACCGCCGTCGCGGCGTGTCGCGAGCACCACGCCGACACGCTCTTGATCGCCGGCGGCTCGTTCTCCTCGTCGCTCGACCTGCGGCAGGTCGGGTGGGAGCTCGAGGACACCGGCATCGAGCTCGTCGTGCTCCCGAACCTGATCGACGTGGCCGGTCCCCGGATGCGGCTGCGCCCCGTCGCCGGCCTGCCGTTCGTGCACGTGGACCCGCCCCAGGTCGCCCAGGCGCTGCGCTGGGGCAAGGCCGTCTTCGACCGGGTCGGTGCGGCCCTGCTGCTCCTGCTGTTCGCCCCGCTCCTGCTCGCCCTCGCCGTGGCCGTCAAGCTCGACGACGGCGGCCCGGTGCTCTACCGGCACCGCCGGATCGGCCTCGACGGCCGGGAGTTCGGCCTCTGGAAGCTCCGCAGCATGGTGCCGGACGCCGCCGCCCAGCACGCCGCGCTCGTCGGCGCACACGGCACGACCCCGCTCCTCTTCAAGCTGCCGGCCGATCCGCGCGTGACCCGGGTCGGCGCCGTCCTGCGCCGCTGGTCGCTCGACGAGCTGCCCCAGCTCCTCAACGTGCTGGCCGGTCAGATGAGCCTGGTCGGGCCGCGCCCCCAGGTCGCCGCCGAGGTCGCCTGCTACAGCCCCGCCATGCACCGCCGGCTGCGGGTCCGGCCGGGGATGACCGGCCTGTGGCAGGTCTCCGGCCGCTCGGAGCTGACCGCCGCGGAGGCGGAGCGTCTCGACCTGTCGTACGTCGAGAACTGGTCCATGGCCGCCGACCTGGGGATCCTGGCCCGCACCGCGCGGGCCGTGCTGCGCGGCGACGGAGCGTGCTGAGCACCCCGCGGTATCTTGCGGGTCCCGGGAACACGGCGCGACGACGGCGCGCGGTGAGGAAGGCCAGGCGAGGAGCGGACTGATGGGAGCTGCATCACCCGTCCGGGTGCTCCACGTCATCGAGAGCTACGGAAGCGGATCGCTGACCGCCGCCGTGCAGTACGTGCACAGCACACCCGACCTCGAGCACCATCTCCTCCGGAGGATCCGCGCGGACTACGTGCCCTTCGGCGAGGAGACTCTGTTCGCGACCGTGGCCGAGCTCCCCGGGTCCGGGCTCCGGAGCATCGGCACGGTGCGCCGGACCGTCCGCCGGCTGTCGCCCGACGTGGTCCATGCCCATTCGAGCTTCGCCGGCCTCTACGCCCGCCTGGCCCTCCGTGCCGGCCGGTCCGCGCGGGTGGTCTATACCCCCCATTGCTTCGTCTTCGAGCGCACCGACATCCCCCGCCCGCTGCGAGGGTTGTACCGCCTCGTCGAGTGGGCGCTGGCGGTCAACACGACCGTCATCGCCGGCTGCTCGGCTGCAGAGGCGCGCGCGGCGCGGGCCTGGCGGACCTGTCGCCGCGTGGTGCACGTCCCCAATGTCGCGACGGTCGGCATGGCCACCACCCGACCGAGGGACTCCGGGCGGCCCCTCGTCGTCGCCCTCGGCCGGATCTCGGCGCAGAAGGGCGTCGACTTCTTCCTCTCGGCGTGGCGCGAGCTGCGACAGCGCGGAGGCGACGTCGGCGCACTGTGGATCGGCGGCGGTGACGCCGCGGGGGTCGCCCGGCTCGAGGCATCGGGGGTGGAGGTCACGGGTTGGGTCTCCCGCGACCGTGTGCTCGACCTGCTGGCGTCGGCCAGACTCTATCTCCACACGGCCGCCTGGGAGGGCTTCCCGATGTCCGTGCTCGAGGCGCATCGTTCGGGACTGCCGATCCTGGTGCGCGACATCCCCGCGTTCCACCACGTCCCCGCGACCGTGCGTGCCGGTGATCCAGGTGAGCTCGCCTCCCTGGCCGAGCAGATCCTGCTGGACCCCTCCTGCGCCGCCGCCGACGCCAACCGGAGCGTCTGGGAGGACGCACTGTCCGCGCACTCCCCCGCGCTCCAGCGCGCGCGCCTCCTGGAGGCGTACG
This region of Nocardioides sp. L-11A genomic DNA includes:
- a CDS encoding glycosyltransferase, whose translation is MGAASPVRVLHVIESYGSGSLTAAVQYVHSTPDLEHHLLRRIRADYVPFGEETLFATVAELPGSGLRSIGTVRRTVRRLSPDVVHAHSSFAGLYARLALRAGRSARVVYTPHCFVFERTDIPRPLRGLYRLVEWALAVNTTVIAGCSAAEARAARAWRTCRRVVHVPNVATVGMATTRPRDSGRPLVVALGRISAQKGVDFFLSAWRELRQRGGDVGALWIGGGDAAGVARLEASGVEVTGWVSRDRVLDLLASARLYLHTAAWEGFPMSVLEAHRSGLPILVRDIPAFHHVPATVRAGDPGELASLAEQILLDPSCAAADANRSVWEDALSAHSPALQRARLLEAYGVG
- a CDS encoding sugar transferase, coding for MTAVLTSPLAPARPRLRSGSARRLTRVRAVVVGLDVVTLGLAALLAVALKFGLATWPPADVDRLTGVPLLDFGWVVPVWLAALGLAGAWSARTLARGGEELKALVRGSLAGAGVVAMAAYLVNYDMSRGYFALAWGIGTTGLLLERYAVRRVVARLRRAHRLVNRMVVVGDPVAVGELGAALARQPELGYRIVGACIDGSAPSFPVPILGGPGTAVAACREHHADTLLIAGGSFSSSLDLRQVGWELEDTGIELVVLPNLIDVAGPRMRLRPVAGLPFVHVDPPQVAQALRWGKAVFDRVGAALLLLLFAPLLLALAVAVKLDDGGPVLYRHRRIGLDGREFGLWKLRSMVPDAAAQHAALVGAHGTTPLLFKLPADPRVTRVGAVLRRWSLDELPQLLNVLAGQMSLVGPRPQVAAEVACYSPAMHRRLRVRPGMTGLWQVSGRSELTAAEAERLDLSYVENWSMAADLGILARTARAVLRGDGAC